In Pyrus communis chromosome 1, drPyrComm1.1, whole genome shotgun sequence, the following are encoded in one genomic region:
- the LOC137731699 gene encoding non-specific lipid transfer protein GPI-anchored 31-like: protein MERLIFILTTYFMLANCARIPDVDPLSYAASPKPSSPDVPMTAGSPSADGCNDVIFEIADCIPFLSDGNTNTKPEGSCCPGLEMVLKASDGCICEAIESSADLGVHINMTKAMTLPSACGISAPSFLSECNLPLPPGASAQVPHTHAPKSSPKSQSPEPSQAPRSSVNVVPSPVTASHAGTYSVSASLMLTLSMLSASFYCISF, encoded by the exons ATGGAGAGATTGATATTCATTTTGACCACATATTTTATGTTGGCAAATTGTGCACGAATCCCTGATGTTGATCCACTGTCGTATGCAGCATCACCGAAACCAAGCTCGCCGGACGTACCAATGACAGCAGGCTCACCGAGCGCAGACGGTTGTAACGATGTGATATTCGAAATTGCCGATTGCATTCCCTTTTTAAGCGATGGGAACACGAACACAAAGCCGGAAGGTTCGTGTTGTCCCGGATTGGAGATGGTGCTAAAAGCTAGTGATGGCTGCATATGTGAAGCCATAGAAAGTAGTGCTGATTTGGGTGTTCATATAAATATGACAAAGGCTATGACATTGCCTTCTGCTTGTGGAATCTCTGCACCTTCTTTTCTTAGTGAATGTAACC TCCCATTGCCTCCTGGTGCAAGTGCTCAGG TACCCCACACACATGCTCCAAAATCTTCACCAAAGAGTCAATCTCCAGAACCAAGCCAGGCACCAAGAAGTTCCGTCAATGTAGTTCCATCGCCGGTCACTGCTTCACACGCCGGAACTTACTCAGTATCTGCATCTCTAATGCTTACTCTTAGCATGCTTTCTGCATCATTCTACTGTATTTCATTTTAA
- the LOC137726603 gene encoding uncharacterized protein → MWYNRLSEYLTSQGYVNNKLCPCVFIKKSHSRFAIVAIYVDDMNLIETPEELARTAAHLKSKFEMKDVSKTRYCLGLEIEHYSDGILVYQSSYTQKVLHHFNEDKVKPSSTPMVVRSLDAK, encoded by the coding sequence atgtggtataaccgtctgagtgagtatttgactagtcagggatatgtgaataacaaactatgcccttgtgtattcattaagaagtcacattccagatTTGCGATTGTTgcaatatatgttgatgacatgaatctcatcgaaactcctgaagagctcgcgAGAACTGCCGCGCACCTAAAgtcgaaatttgagatgaaagatgtAAGTAAGACTCGATACTGTCTcggtctcgagatagagcattattcggatggaatcctagtataTCAATCGagctacacccagaaggtgttgcaccactttaatgaggataaagtgaagccttcgagtactcctatggtcgttcgatcCCTAGATGCAAAATGA